Below is a genomic region from Fibrobacter sp. UWP2.
GGTCTTGCAAGACTTTTTCTTGGTGCCGCACATCGTCGGGAAGTCCATGGATTTGCCGCCTGTAGGCATTTTGCTGAGTCTTTCAATATGGGGTAAGTTGTTGGGATTCTTAGGGTTACTCGTTGCCATCCCCTTTACCTGCCTGTGCCTGGTGTACATTCGCAAACTTCAAGAGCGAGCCGAGGAAGCACGAGGGAGTCAGGTCGGACCTCGCCCCGAGGCTTGATTTTATAGGCGTTTAAAGAAAAATTTTTCAAAAAAAGTTTTCCACATCGCTAAAAAAAAGGTATAATATCACCATACTTAATCTTAACCTCTCAAGGAGCTATAAAATGAATAAACAAGATCTCATTGAAGCCGTTCTCGCCAACAAGGAAGCTGGCTTTGATTCCAAGGCTGCTGCTGCTCGTGCTGTTGATGCCGTTATCGACGGTATCGCTGCTGGCATCAAGAAGGACAGTGTTGTCCAGTTGATCGGCTTCGGCACTTTCACTGTGAAGACTCGCGCTGCCCGTACTGGCCGCAATCCGCAGACTGGTGCCACCATCAAGATCAAGGCCTCCAAGACCGTCGGCTTCAAGGCCGGTGCTGCTCTCAAGGCTGACGCTGCCAAGGCCAAGGCTGGCAAGAAGTAATTCTTCTTTGTAAGAGAATTAAAAAAAGGGTCGCTGCAAAGCGATCCTTTTTTTTGTGCGTTGGAACTCTTCTGTTGGAAAAGGATGGAGAAAAAAGAAAAGGCCTTGCACTTGCAAGACCTTTTCGAGTGGACGGTACAGAACTCGAATCTGTGACCTCCACCATGTCAAGGTGGCGCTCTAACCAACTGAGCTAATCGTCCATTAAAGTAGCCCAATAGTAGAAACTTGCTCTTTTTTTGTCAAGGGGTGGGCCGCAATTATCGGTCTTCTTCGGGGATCCAGTAGCGAAAACGGCCTGTAATGTGCAGGCGGGGGAGTGTGTCGGAGCAGAACCCGCTTCGGCAATCCTGCGCGTAGAGGTCCAAATTGGCGGTCCAGGTGGAATCGCTGTCCATTTCGTCAAAATGGACAGTGCTCTGGTCTGTAAATATGATGCCATGGTCGGATTTTTCGGAACTGAACCAGGAATACTGTTCTACCGTCGGGTTGTCCCCCAGGACGGGTCTGTTGACCATGATGTTGAAGGCGTCCCCTCGGTCGCTTTCCTCCACACGCGTCCTCACCAAAAAGTAATGGTGGCTGTTACGGATGAACGGTATTTCTACGTCCCTCGGCCCGAGTTCTATGGTGTAGTCCTCGGAGTCGTTGATTTTGTATTTGATAAAGCCGCCGCCTTTGACTTCCCAGCTGTCGTTGATTTCGCTGCATGCCTGCAACGAAATCAACAGCGAAAAGCCCGTGGCGAGCGCCAGGGACCATTTGGATAGGCGTTTTGTTGAAGTTGCCTCTTTAGTTGGGAACTTCTTCATTGGAGGCGGGAGGGGTGGCCGGCTTGTTGCGCGGGTCTTCCAGAATGTACAGCGGGAGTGTCGCGATTTCTTCGTCGTCGACAAAGAGACGGACCATGTATTTGTCGGGGCGCTGGATTTGCAGACGTTGCATGTTGAGTACCATGTTGACGGCTGCGGTGTCAAAACCGGGGGCGACGGGCTCCAACGGGATGTTCGATTCCATGGGAGGCACGATGGCGTGCCCGCAAATGTCCTCGATGACGAGTTTGAGCTTGTGCATGCCCGCTTCGGCGCGCTGGTAGCGAATGCGGAAAGCCGCCGAACACTGCGGGATTACAAATGGGAATTGCGCAGGGAAAGCCCTGTCGAATGCTCCGAGAATGTTCAAACGTCCGCCGATGCCGTTTGCGGTCGCCGCGTCACAGATAGATGCGATTTCGATATTCATTAATGTACCGTCCAGTTGTCAGCCACATATTTCATAACAATGGGGCCGAAGTATTTATCGTTGCCGCCTGCGTTTTCCCAGGCCAGCATGGAAATGTAGACTTTTTCGTCGTTCGAAATGGTGATGTCGGGCAAAGACCCGCGTAAGTAGTAGTTGTTATTGTTGTAGAACGTCACCTTGAAGTAGGGGAGTTCGTTTTCGCCGTGGATCTTCCACTGGGTACCGTCAAGGTGGTACACGTGCGTCTGCGCCAGGCTTACCCTGTTCTTGTCGTCAATCATGGCGTAAAGCTTGCCGGACTTTGCCGCCACGCTAACGTGGTAGGCAAGCAAGCCCTCGGCAATGGGATACTTGAACTGGTGGCTGTTGTCGAAGGCGATGCTGCTGCCGCTTACGGTGCCATGCTTGATGCAAGGACCGTAATAGTCCAGCGAACGGTTCAAGAAACCAATGTAAAGGTTGTTGTTGTCCGAGGCCATGTCAATGACGCTCATGGCTGTATCTATGGCGGCGTCCTTCTTTTGGACCGAGAGGGAGCTGTTGTACAGCACGTAATAGCCGCGGTAATGGGATGTGGTGTCGACGTAGACCACCACGAGCTTGCCGTCGCTCATGTAGGTCGCCCTGGCCTCGCGGACCTTCATGGTTCCTGTCCCGGCTTTTACAGTTGGGACACTCTGGTTGTTCCATGCGGATCCGCTCCAACGACTAATGTTTGGTTTTTTGTTGGAGTCCACAAAGGTGACGACGGGCATTTGGTTTGCCGTACAGGAAATGTCAGCCGAAAGAGCATTTGTCGATATCGCCGATCCCAGAGTTGCCCAAGCCGAAGTGCCGCCGTTAGATTTATAGACTGTGAGCGATTTGCCGGAGGTCAAGACCGCCAAGTACAAATTGCTGCCGTCATTGGCGATTTGCAGGCTGGTAATGGAATCGGTTACCGAGATGGCTGCCGTGCTGAGGTCTTTCCAGACGGAGTCGCCTTCTAGGTATTTTGTCGCGACGGTGGTGCTGGTCTTTAGGTAGGCTTCCACAGGCTTGTTGTTCAGGGTCGTGAGCACTGGCGGTGTGGTCATTTTGCTCTTTTCCAAAACAGTATCGCTTGTGGCGAGGTTCTTCCATGCTTTGCGGAAATAGACCTTACGGCAGACTTCCTCGGCGCGGTGGCGCAGGTAGAAGGCTTCAGACGGGGTCGTGGTGTTGCTGTCGCGGTAATCGAGGCAGATAGACATGGACGATTCGCGAGAACTGCGAACAAAAGCTTCGTTGAATTCGAGGGTGCTTGTGTCAAGGGTGCCGTCGCTGCGGCCTTCGTAGTAGCTGTCGTCGACGTTGGTGAATTTCCAGCGGAAACTCTGGTTGGTGGAGTCGCCGAGCGGTCCCATGGTCGAGTGCATTCCGCCCCATTCTTCGGTATAGAAGTATACAGCATCATTAGAGACAGATTCGTCGCCGCTCCACAGGAATACGGTGTCGGCGGCAGAAATGACGCCGACAGGCGGAGTGACAATAATCTTCACTTGCGTAGTGTCGCTGAAGGTCGCGCCCGTGCTGGATTCCTCTGCGGTCACAACGCAGTAAATGTCCTTGCCCGCTTCGGTGTAGCTTCCGTCTTGGTGCTTAAAGAAGCGCCTTCCGTTTTCTTTGTAACCATACTTGGATTCTTCCTTGATGAGCGTTTTGGTTTCGGCATTGTAGCATTCCCACATGTACCAACTCACGTTATCGTCGGTCCAAACTTCGTCGTTCTTGGTGGCGTTCAGGTCGAATTCCATTCCGGGGACAACGTATATGATTTCGTCGGTGACCGTGATGACGGGGCTCTCTGTCGAGAACTGGATGGACATGGTGTCGCGAGCGGTATTGCCGTCGTCGTCGGTGACGCGGACAATGCACATAAAGTTGAGCGTAGGTGCGGGTGCTGTCCATGTTGTGTTCAGGTCGCTGACTTCTCTCCACTTAGATTCGACTTCGGAGGGCGAACCGCAGCTCCATTCCTTCTTGACGATTTCGCCGTAGCCGTCGCTGGCTGTGGCGTCAAGTATTATGCTGAAACCTTCGCGGACGGTTGCCGACTCGCGGTCCACCGTGACCGACGGAGGGTCAAGCATAATGTTGATGTGGGCTGTGTCGCGGGCGGTGTTGCCGTCGTCATCAGTCACTTGGATAATGCAGAGGTAGTCGCTGTATGCAGTCGAGGGCATTTCGACACTGTACTCGGGAGTTGAGGTGGAAACATGTGAAAACTCCACCGGGCTTCCCGCGGGGGTGCATCCCCATTCGTATTTGACAATCGCCCCGTTAAGGAATGTGCTCCCGTACTGGGTGGAGTCGTGCGCATCGGCATCGAGATTGACGATATCCTTGATGGTCACGTCCGAGACGGACATCACGGTGACCCAGGGGCTTGCCTGCAACACGTTGTAAGAGGCGGTGTCGCTGGCGGTATTGCCGTCATCATCGGTGACCTGGATGGCACAGTAGTAGGTGCCTGGGGTGGAGGGCATGGTCACTGTCGTGCTGCCGGTAAAGACCTGCCATTCCATGTCAAGATAGTCTTTGATGTGATTGCAACTCTTTTCGTATTTGACGATTGTGCCCAACGTATCGCCTGCCATGAACTTGAAATCGGTTTCGTCGTTGATGGTTAGGGTTTGCTGCTTGATGTTCAGGCCCACATAGGGCTTGTCGAGAATGACCTTGAACGAGATGGTATCTGTTGCAGATTCCTCGTCGTCGTCGGTAGCCTTTACAATGCAACGGTAATTTTCCGAAGCCGTGCCGGGGAGGGTTATGTTGACGGACGTGCTTACATTCTTTTGCGGAGGATCAATCGCTTTGTTTTCGTCAAAGGCGAATATTCCTGTGCCGCTGCTGCAACCCCAGTCAATCTTGGTGATAGTCCCGAGTTTGTCGCTGGCTGTAACTTTAAGTTCTACAGTAGAGTTGATTTTTTGACGCTCGTTGGCGTCCGTCCTGACCTTGATAGTGGGAGGGTCGGCGGCAACGAAAATGACAATGGAATCTTTGCCGGTCTTGCCGTCTTGGTTGGTGATGTTTGCGCGAACGATTTTGGTTCCGGACGAAGCCCAAGAAAGGGTTCCTGTCAATTCATTGTCGGCAAGGCAGGGGGTTGTCGCTCCTCCACAGTCCCATTTGAGCGTGTAGGTCGGGTCGTTTTCGTCGGTGTTGTTCGCCATTGCTATTAGGCTAATGTCGATAGTGTCATTTTTAGAAACCGTGATGCTGTCTCGAGGCTTTTCAAAATAGACGACTGGTTCGCTTCCAAAGAATCCGAATCCGACTTTTTCGGAACGTTGACCCGACGGCGAAACGGCGACCATCTCGTAGAATACGCCGGTGGACGTGGCATCGGGCAGCTGATTCTTTTTGAGTTTCAGGGAGGCTTTGTTTTCGGTGACCTTGACTTTGAAGGTGTCGGCGCCAGCGATGTTTGTAATAAAGTAGATGGAGTCAATCGGAGGATTGGCGTTCTCTATTTTTACTTCGAACGTGAATGAGGAATCCTGGTTGATCATCCTTTTGACTTGGCCGTTTACGGTCAGTTCCATGGAGGTTGCCTGCACGGCGAAGTTGTAGCGCAATGTGTCAGATCGGTTTCCTGCGCTGTCGAGGGCAATCGCCTTGAATGTGTGGTCTCCCTCTTCAAGGCTGTCCAAATCCATAAACCAGGTCCATTTGTTCAATGCCTTGTTGTACCCGCCAAAGAAGGAAACTTCCTTTTCTTCGCCATCGAACCAGGTTCGAATTTCCTTGACCTGGGAACCGAAGTCTTGAACCTTGCCCTCGATTTTGATACTGCGCTCGTGGACAATATCTTCGTCGTTGTCCAGGCTCATCGCCGGTTTCACGGTGTCCTTAAGGGTAATCCTGTTGATGGTGATGGTCTGGCCCAATTCAATATGGCGGTAAGAGAGGCTTTCGGGGGCGTAGCCGTTGCCGCTGGTGTCGGAGGCAATCATGCGGTAACTTCCCGAGGGAACGTTTATGCTGAAGTAACCCTTGTCGTCGGTGACTGCCATGTACTTGTTGACGGAATCCTGGATCTCGATGAGGATGCCGTTGTGGTTGCTACGACCTTGGTATTGTACGAATCCGCGGAACACACCGTAGGGGTTCTTGAGGTCCACCAAAAGGAATGTGCGCGGGCGTGAAGATCCGTCTTCGTCTTTGACCTTGTCAGCAAAGACCGTGTCAAACCCGTCGGTAACCCAAACGTCCCAGTAGATTCGACCCGAGAGCCCAAGCTCGTTTTTCCCGTCAGCGGTGATTGCTACAAAGTAGGGTTCCTTGAGGTTCTCGGCGATCAGGTAGCGGTCGGTGAAGTTCGGCACGAACTCCTCGATGCTGGTGTCGCTCTGGATGGGGTTGGCTGCACGTACAAAATAGCGCAAGGAGGCTGGGTTGTCGGTGTCAGTCGCTTCGAAGTGCAGCAATAAACGCTCCTGTTCGTTTTGTGTGGAGCCGTCTTCGGGGCTAACGATCTTGAGTTTTGGAGTCTGGTTGAAATGCAGGTTTACACTGTCGAGGGTTTCGTTGTTGTCGTCATCCACGACGATGATGTAAATCTTTTGGTTCCCGATGGAATCGATTTTTTCTTTGTCGTACTTGATGGTCAACTGTAGGGAATCCCCGCCCAGTTTCTGGAACTTCCAGGATTCGGCTTTGCCTTTGCCGCTGGCGTCCAGGTCCACCTTGAGGCTCTTGATGGTGCCGAACGAGTCAATGGCTACAATGGGGAACGAAATATCACCCTTGGAGCGAGTCCACAGGGTGTCCTTGGGAACGTTTAGGTAGGGAGGCGTGTCAATAACACGCACGTACTGCCCCACACCGGCGGTGTCGCGGGCGTTGTTTCCGTCAATGGCAATAAAGAGCGGGCTGTAGACGCCCGGCTCGGTATAGACGCGCAAATGCGGCTTGGCGTTGCCGCTGTTCTCGGTAACGTAGTTGCAACCCTTGTCGGTATTGCCAAAGTAGAATTCGCAATCCTTTTTGAGGGTGTCCTTGTTGTCTTTGCTGTAAGGTTCCTCAAAGTGCCAAACGTAGCGGTAAATCTTGTCGGAGTTAAAGCGCAAAAAACCCATCAGGTAGACGGTGTCGCCCACGGTGATGGTCAAGGTGTCGTAAACCAGCACGGAGTCGGGGTGGTCCAGATTGATGATGGAGTCGGCGAAAGCCTCGGCGTCTTTAAAAGGCTCGTTGAACGCGAATATCACGGAATGGTTGTTCCTAAGGCTCACGTTCTCCTTGATGGAGGATTCCCTGGAACAGCCGGAAAGGGCCGCCAGGCAAAAAGCAAGTGCGAGGAATAAACAAATAGTTTTAATGCGCATTTCAATTCCTTTTTTGACACCAAATAACAGGGCGCCTTTTGGGAGCCCTATGGAATTAAATTTATCTTTTTCCTTGGAAAAACAAACATTATATTATTCATTATATATTCTCGTATGTATCACTTTTTGAGGTTTTTATGGAAGAAATCCCCCTTTGGTATTGGCTAATCGTGTTCTTTGCGCTGGGAGCCTGCGTCGGGAGCTTCTATAACGTGATTGTGTACCGTATGCCTCGCGGGATTTCGCTTATTAACCCGCCGAGCCACTGCCCGCTGTGCAAAAAGCATATCCCCATCCGCTACAACCTGCCCATTGTGGGGTGGCTGTGGCTTCGTGGCAAAAGCGCCTGCTGCAATCAGCCAATAAGCGTCATTTACCCCATTGGGGAGAGCCTTTGCGGCCTTTTGGGGGCGCTCTCGCTGTTTTTGGCTGTCGCGGTGGGTTACGGGTCGGTGGTTCCCGGGCTGTTTTCGGCTCCGGTTCTTGCCCCCGAGGTGTGGGCGAACGCCTTTGCCCTGTTCTGGCTGTTGCTCGGCGCCTACCCGGTCATTGCGGTGGACTGCCAATATAAGCTCATTCCCGATTCCATCTCGGTGGGCGGCATTGTGGCAGGCCTCCTGCTCTCGATTATCCCGGGGGGCATAACGCCTTTCCAGAGCCTGCTCGGGGCCGTAGCCGCCGGTGGCGGACTTTACCTGCTTGGCTGGGGCGCGACCAAGATCCTTAAAAAAGACGCCATGGGATTTGGCGATGTGAAGCTTTTGGCCGGCTATGGCGCCTTGATGGGCATCACGGGGGCCGTGGAGACGCTGATTGTCGCCGCAATCCTCGGCATCGTTGTGATGGTGCCTTATGGCAAGATTTCTGCGAACAAGGGCAACGGCTCGAGCCAGATTCCCTTTGGCCCGTTCCTTGCCGTGGCCGCCCCGTTCATGTACCTGTGGGGCGGTACGCTCTTTGAACTCTATGTCAAGTTCGTTATAGGCGAGTAACTATTCGACGCGAATCGTCTTTTGCATGTGGTAGCCGGGGGCTGTCGCCTTGAGCAGGTAGACTCCCGGGGCAAGGCCCTGGGTGCTGATTGCCTTGCTGCTGGATTCACGCACGACTTGGCCTTTGGTGTTGAGCAGGTAGGCGTGGTACCCGGGGATGGTTGCGCTCCCGAAATTCGGGTTCGCGGCAATCACGGTCGTCGAGGTGTCGTTTGTCAAGGACTTCAATGCAATTTTGTCGAGGTTCGGGCCGTCGTTGCCCCCCACGGTCGTTGCCGTCACGTAGCTGAGGCCCTCGGGGAGCGTCACCTTGATGGTCTTGGTTTGCCATGTGGTCCAGCCCCCGGTCGTTTCGAACGAGAGTTCCTGCGCCGCGGTTTTTTCGGTCTTGACCGAGAGGCTGCGGGCGGCGTTGGAGCCGTTGGCAAAGGTCAGCGTCAATTCAAATTCGCCCTCGGCATCGGCGAACACCGGGATGGAGGTCGACGAGGGGTCTCCCGCACCGAAGTTCACGTAGCCGCTGCCGCTAAAGCCCGCGTTGGTGCTTTCGAGTACGGCATTGGTGAGCGTGCCCGATTCAGCTTCGTAGTTGAGCTTGTCAATTGGCGTGAAGCTCGCGGAGAGCGTTATGTTTTTCGTGACTGTAGTTTTCCAAACGAGGGCGGAACTCGCTGCCGCGTCCCCATCCCATCCGTTGTGTTTCCATCCGTCCAGCGGTACGGCAGTAAACGTCACCTCGGTTCCCTCGGCGAGTTTTTCGCCTTCGGGTTCCTGCACAATTATGCCGCCAACGGAGGCTGTCGCCGAGATGCTGTAATAGGTGAGGTTGGCGTCTTGCACGGTCACGGCGTTGGAACTTTCGCCCAGGCCGCCCATGGCGTTGGCGGCGCGTACCGTCACCTTGGAACCTGCGGCAATGCCGCTCAGGCTAAAGCTGTTCGCGGTCACGTTGGTCTTGTACTTGCCGTCCACAAAAACAACATAGCACAGGGCGTTGGCGTCGTCGGTCCACACGAGGTTCGCTCCATTCTGCGAAATCTGGGGGGCGGCTACCTGCGCAGTTAATTTTTCGGGCGCCCAGGAGTCGGTCCCGCTCAAGACGTTGGAACGGGTGTACTTGGCGGCGTCGTTGGCGTCCCATACGGTTTTGAGGGTGGCGGTAGAGCCGTCTTTGCTGCCGTCAAAGTAGGTGCGGCGCTTGCTCACGTCTACGGCATTGCCGTTGCCGTCCTTGCTGTTGTATTCGCCAAAGACCTTGGGGGCCGAGTTCATGTTCTTTTGCCAGCCTTCGGCAATGGGCTGGGCCACCATCTTGGTGTTCAGGAACACGGTGCGGGCCGTTCCCCAGGAGCGCCCTAAGTAGAAGGTTTTGTTGAAGCTGCTGTTGGTGACCGTGATGGTAGTGTTGTTGAATACGTATCCCCAGTTGGTGTTGTTCTGGGAAGCCGTAATGTAGCCGCCCTTGCGGCGCATCACCAGGTTGGTGCCTTCGAAGAACACGTCGCCGTCACCGCAAATAAAGTCTACAGTGCCCTCGATCTGGCCGCCTTCCCAATAGGAACGACCCTTGCCGCCATTCAACTTGGTGTAGTAGGTATCCTGCGTGCTCAAGAGCTTCACGTTCTTGTACACCAGCTTGTCGCCCACGGTCATCAGTGCGTCGTGGCGGCAGGCCGACCCGCAGTTGTCTTCGTTGCCGTAGTTCGCCTTGTTGTAGAGCGTAATGTCTTGCATGTACACGTTGTTTGCACTAATCTTGAGGGTGGCCGTGACACTAATACCCTCGTTGATGGACTTGTTGAAGAGAACCGTCTTGTCGGCGCTTTGCCCCACAATCGACACGTTGGAGGTGGGGAACGTGGTCATCTGGTTCTCGTCGCCGGTGAGGCTACCGATGTCGTAATTCCCATCGGGGAAAAAGATGATGAAGTGGTTCGACTCGCTTGTGGAGGCCGACTTGGCTGCATTCATGGCAGCCTTGAAGTCTCCGTTGACGCCCACCACGAAGTCGAACTTCTTTTTGTTGATGGCGAATGCGTTTGTGGCCAAGAGGCTTGCGACGCCCAGGCAGAGGGCACCGTGAACAAAAGAGGGAATGCGATTTTCAATTTTCATTATCGTACCACCTGCAGTTTTTTATGGAAGTCGTTGCCCATGCGGGTTTCGACCAGGTATGTGCCTTGCGGAAGTTGTTTCACTTGGGTAGAGACGTTGGAGCTCAAAACTTGCACGTTTTTGACCAGCTGACCGTTAATGCTGAATACGCGGAGGTTCACTAGGGCGCAGCCCCCTTGCAGGTCGGGGACTGCGGCAAATGCGGTGGTGCCGCTCGAGCTGGACTCGATGTCGCTTGAACTTGAGAAGGAGGGAACATCGCTGCTCGACGATTGCGGAACAGAACTGCTCGACGCTGGGGTGCTGCTACTGCTGCTGGAAGAGATGCCTATGGCGGCGATGGCCGAGAGGTAGGCCGATTCTGCGCTCAAGAGGGCGCTGCCATAGTCGCCAGCCCACTGGTAGCCTGTGCGGCGTTCCTCGGAAATCTTCATGATGTCTTGGGTCTTGGTGCTCTCGCCTTCGCGGTCGCAGAAGAAGTAGTTGTCGTTGTTCACTTCGTAAAAACGGTACCACATGGAGGCGCCCTGGGATTCCACGAAGTTCCCTTTGCTGAACTTAAGGTCACTCACCTTGTTCTTCTTGTACCAGGCAAGGGCCCCTTTGATAGACGCTTGCACGCTGGCGTTTTGGTCGGGCCAGACCATCAAAAACCACACGGCGCCCGCCGATTCACTTCCAGACTTACTGGCAAGCTCGTAGGCACGCGCCCCGACGGGTTTCATGCTGCTGGTATCGTGCTGGGCGCACCACACCGTAGGGGCTCCGTTGTTCACGATCTGAGCCTTGATTAAAAAGTCCACCGCTTTCTCGAGTGAAGCCTTCATTTTGCTCCGGGTCGCGTCGTCGATGATGTCGCTATCGAAGGGCGATGTCTTGTTCGCGATATCCATCATGGTCACCATGGCGCGTATCATGGCGTTGTCGTTGAGCGTAATCTGGTCGCTGTAGTTGCCGCGCTTGGGCCACACCTGCGGAAGCCCGCCTTTGGAGCGCTGCATCGTAAGCAAAAAATTCACGGCCTTGTTGAAACTCGTCTTGAAGGCCGCCTTGTAGTTCGAGTTAGTCGTTTCCTTGTACCGGATGGCCAGCAGGCGCATTTCCTGGATGGTCGCGTTGTTGTCGATGGTCGCGAGGTCGCCGCCGTCCTTGGCGCGCCATTCTGACTTTTGCCCGCTGGAATAGGCGCTCTTGTACTTGTCGGCCATCGCCTTGTAGAAACCGCCGTTGCTGATCTGCCACGTGGTCATATTGTAGGTGTACTGGTCGATATCCATGCCCTCGGCCGCCTTCGTAAGTTCCGAGTAGCCGCGGTAGTTGTTGATTTTCGATACTGCTGTGGAGGGCGGTGAGTATGTTGCCGCCAAGGCCACTGTTGCACCCGCTAAAACGGGGACTGCCAAACCAATTAATCCCATATATCACTCCTTTTGTATGCCTAAAATATATTCTTTAAGCCCTGGGGTAGCCCTTGGACAACGAAAAATGTCCACTCCTTTGTTGAGGAATGGACAACAAATGCCCGCTTTTGGCGCGGTTTCACTTCTTTTTCTTGTTTTTGCCCGGAGGGCTTGGCATAAACGGGCTGGTCGCCGCGCCTTTCGGTGCGGCGGTGTTTGCGAGGGATTCTTGGCTTACTACCACGGAGTCACCCACCGAGAGCCCCTTCAATACTTGCACGTTCACGCCGTCGTTGAGGCCGGTCTTGACGGGGCGCGAGGCCGCCTTGCCGTTGATGTTTATCCAAACGCGGTCGCCCTTGAGCCCCGCCGGTCGTGGCATGTCCTTGGGGTCTACCATCGGGGTGCCCTCGGCGGGGCTGAACTTGAGCGCCTTCACGGGGACCATGATGGCGTCTTCGACCTTTTGCGTCACAATGGTGCAGGTAGCGGTCATGCCGGGGAGCAGCTTTTGCTCGGGGTTCTCGGCGGTGATCACGACGGTGTAGGTGACCACGTTGCTCGTGGTAGTGGGGTTCAGGCGCACTTCCTGCACGGAGCCAGAAAACGTCTCTCCCTGGAACGCGTCCACGGTGAATTCCACCTGCTGGCCTGCCTTCACCTGCCCGATGTCGGCCTCGTCCACGTCGGCCATCACCTTCATTTGGCTGAGGTCCTTGGCGATGATGAATAGCGTGGGGGCACTCATCGAGGCGGCGACCGTCTGGCCCACATCCACCGAGCGTTCTAGCACCACGCCGTCGATTGGGCTCTTGATGGTGGCGTAGCTCAGGTTGAGCTTCGCCTGCGAGACTTCGTTTTTGCTGCGGTCCACCGCCAGCTTGGCGGAATTCAAGTTGTATTCGGCGGTTTCCAGGTCAACGGCGCTCGCGCTGTTGCTCTCGGCGAGCTTTTTTATGCGGTCGTAGGTGCTTTGCTTGTACTCCAGGTCGATTTTGGCGCTTTTGTAGGCAAGTTCCACCTGGTCCAGGGTGGCCTTGAGCTTGGACTTGTCGAGTTCGGCGATGACCTGTCCCTTTTTGACCTTGGAGTTGAAGTCCACATGGATCTTGGCGATGTCGCCCGAGACCTGCGTGCCCACTTCCACCTGGTCCACGGGCTCGAGCGAGCCGGTTGCCGAAATGGTGGTGGCGATGGTCCCCTGCGTGACCTTGGCGCTCACGAGGGCTCCGATGGAGTCAGGTTTGGCGTTTTTAAAGAAAAAAGCCTTAACGCCGAGGGCTACACCAGCGACAATGGCGAGGACGATGACGATTTTCAAAAGCTTTTTCATAGGAACCTGCGCGACAAATATACCTTTTTTGAATGATTTTCCCCCTTTAGATGCATGGGAATGCGTTCTGGTTGCACTTTTCTTAGTGTTGGTTATGGCGCATATTGCTAGGTGTGCCTTTTGTCTGCTGTTCCGTGGAGACTGGTTCGGAATCTTTTAGAGACGGTCGGGCGGCAAAGTTGTTAAATTGAAGGCATGACCCGCATCTTAAAAAAAGACGACAGCA
It encodes:
- a CDS encoding pectinesterase family protein, whose product is MKIENRIPSFVHGALCLGVASLLATNAFAINKKKFDFVVGVNGDFKAAMNAAKSASTSESNHFIIFFPDGNYDIGSLTGDENQMTTFPTSNVSIVGQSADKTVLFNKSINEGISVTATLKISANNVYMQDITLYNKANYGNEDNCGSACRHDALMTVGDKLVYKNVKLLSTQDTYYTKLNGGKGRSYWEGGQIEGTVDFICGDGDVFFEGTNLVMRRKGGYITASQNNTNWGYVFNNTTITVTNSSFNKTFYLGRSWGTARTVFLNTKMVAQPIAEGWQKNMNSAPKVFGEYNSKDGNGNAVDVSKRRTYFDGSKDGSTATLKTVWDANDAAKYTRSNVLSGTDSWAPEKLTAQVAAPQISQNGANLVWTDDANALCYVVFVDGKYKTNVTANSFSLSGIAAGSKVTVRAANAMGGLGESSNAVTVQDANLTYYSISATASVGGIIVQEPEGEKLAEGTEVTFTAVPLDGWKHNGWDGDAAASSALVWKTTVTKNITLSASFTPIDKLNYEAESGTLTNAVLESTNAGFSGSGYVNFGAGDPSSTSIPVFADAEGEFELTLTFANGSNAARSLSVKTEKTAAQELSFETTGGWTTWQTKTIKVTLPEGLSYVTATTVGGNDGPNLDKIALKSLTNDTSTTVIAANPNFGSATIPGYHAYLLNTKGQVVRESSSKAISTQGLAPGVYLLKATAPGYHMQKTIRVE
- the pelA gene encoding pectate lyase — protein: MGLIGLAVPVLAGATVALAATYSPPSTAVSKINNYRGYSELTKAAEGMDIDQYTYNMTTWQISNGGFYKAMADKYKSAYSSGQKSEWRAKDGGDLATIDNNATIQEMRLLAIRYKETTNSNYKAAFKTSFNKAVNFLLTMQRSKGGLPQVWPKRGNYSDQITLNDNAMIRAMVTMMDIANKTSPFDSDIIDDATRSKMKASLEKAVDFLIKAQIVNNGAPTVWCAQHDTSSMKPVGARAYELASKSGSESAGAVWFLMVWPDQNASVQASIKGALAWYKKNKVSDLKFSKGNFVESQGASMWYRFYEVNNDNYFFCDREGESTKTQDIMKISEERRTGYQWAGDYGSALLSAESAYLSAIAAIGISSSSSSSTPASSSSVPQSSSSDVPSFSSSSDIESSSSGTTAFAAVPDLQGGCALVNLRVFSINGQLVKNVQVLSSNVSTQVKQLPQGTYLVETRMGNDFHKKLQVVR
- a CDS encoding efflux RND transporter periplasmic adaptor subunit, whose product is MKKLLKIVIVLAIVAGVALGVKAFFFKNAKPDSIGALVSAKVTQGTIATTISATGSLEPVDQVEVGTQVSGDIAKIHVDFNSKVKKGQVIAELDKSKLKATLDQVELAYKSAKIDLEYKQSTYDRIKKLAESNSASAVDLETAEYNLNSAKLAVDRSKNEVSQAKLNLSYATIKSPIDGVVLERSVDVGQTVAASMSAPTLFIIAKDLSQMKVMADVDEADIGQVKAGQQVEFTVDAFQGETFSGSVQEVRLNPTTTSNVVTYTVVITAENPEQKLLPGMTATCTIVTQKVEDAIMVPVKALKFSPAEGTPMVDPKDMPRPAGLKGDRVWININGKAASRPVKTGLNDGVNVQVLKGLSVGDSVVVSQESLANTAAPKGAATSPFMPSPPGKNKKKK